One Pseudomonas tolaasii NCPPB 2192 genomic window carries:
- the tspO gene encoding tryptophan-rich sensory protein TspO, with the protein MTFFIFLLACAAAASTGLLFKPGAWYEALVKPGFTPPNWLFPVAWTIIYLLLAWAGYRLSLIPDSQIVLALWAAQIALNTLWTPVFFGAHRIFAAMLVITLLWVTVATMVVLAVRLDLITGLILFPYLAWLSVAAALNFSILRNNR; encoded by the coding sequence ATGACCTTCTTTATCTTCCTGCTAGCCTGCGCCGCTGCGGCGAGTACCGGACTGCTCTTCAAGCCGGGTGCCTGGTACGAGGCGCTGGTTAAGCCGGGCTTTACCCCGCCCAATTGGCTGTTCCCGGTCGCGTGGACGATTATCTATCTGTTGCTTGCCTGGGCCGGTTACCGGTTAAGCCTGATACCGGACAGCCAGATCGTGCTGGCGTTATGGGCGGCGCAAATCGCGTTGAATACACTGTGGACGCCGGTGTTCTTCGGCGCGCACCGCATCTTCGCGGCAATGCTGGTGATCACGCTGCTCTGGGTGACCGTGGCGACCATGGTGGTGCTGGCCGTTCGCCTGGATTTGATCACCGGGTTGATTCTGTTTCCGTACCTGGCGTGGCTGAGTGTAGCGGCAGCCTTGAATTTTTCGATTTTGCGCAATAACCGCTGA
- a CDS encoding alpha/beta hydrolase fold domain-containing protein: MAHRPWPASEPELAQMRAFNKKLAWMPRFRIRSNRITPRLIQALLRVSQKVRKPVAAQTRLISAGGVQVPVRILRPQGKPKGVVLDIHGGGWVIGNAQMDDDLNLGMVQACDVAVVSVDYRLAIDTPVEGLMEDCLAAARWLLSETEFADLPVIVVGESAGGHLAAATLLALKQWPQLLARVCGAVLYYGVYDLAGTPSVRMARPDTLLLDGPGMVAALQLLTPGLSDEQRRQPPLSPLYGDFTDLPPALMFVGDLDPLKDDTLLLAERWPQAEAYLLPEAAHGFIHFPVSLGASVLAYNHQWITRKMLTPALDG; this comes from the coding sequence ATGGCCCATAGACCTTGGCCTGCCAGCGAGCCCGAGCTGGCGCAGATGCGCGCATTCAACAAAAAACTCGCGTGGATGCCGCGCTTCAGGATCCGTAGTAACCGCATTACGCCGCGTTTGATCCAGGCGCTGCTGCGCGTCAGCCAAAAGGTCAGGAAACCTGTTGCGGCGCAAACCCGATTGATCAGCGCAGGCGGCGTGCAAGTGCCGGTGCGCATCCTGCGCCCGCAAGGCAAACCCAAGGGTGTGGTGCTGGACATCCATGGTGGCGGCTGGGTGATCGGCAACGCGCAGATGGACGATGACCTGAACCTGGGCATGGTGCAGGCCTGCGACGTCGCCGTGGTGTCAGTGGATTATCGGTTGGCAATCGACACGCCGGTTGAGGGGCTGATGGAAGACTGTTTGGCGGCTGCACGCTGGTTGCTGAGTGAGACGGAGTTTGCTGATTTACCGGTGATCGTCGTCGGCGAGTCGGCGGGCGGGCATCTGGCGGCGGCGACCTTGCTGGCGCTCAAGCAATGGCCACAATTGCTCGCGCGGGTTTGCGGGGCGGTGCTGTATTACGGCGTATACGATCTGGCTGGCACTCCCAGCGTGCGCATGGCGAGGCCGGATACGTTGCTGCTGGACGGGCCGGGAATGGTCGCAGCGTTGCAACTGCTGACGCCGGGTTTGAGTGATGAGCAGCGTCGGCAACCGCCGCTGTCACCCTTGTATGGCGACTTCACCGACCTGCCGCCGGCGTTGATGTTCGTGGGCGACCTGGACCCGTTGAAGGATGACACGCTGCTGCTGGCTGAGCGTTGGCCGCAGGCCGAGGCCTATTTGCTGCCGGAGGCAGCCCATGGGTTTATCCATTTTCCGGTGTCGCTGGGCGCCAGTGTATTGGCTTACAACCACCAGTGGATCACTCGGAAAATGCTCACGCCTGCTCTTGATGGCTGA
- a CDS encoding ABC transporter ATP-binding protein, giving the protein MSVLSCHGLGFKVRDAELLRGIHLTVETGETLGIVGPNGSGKSTLLKLLAGLRTPASGEVLLGGQRLGDLSRRAIAQQLAVVEQQADTDDAIRVFDAVALGRTPWLSALSPWSSEDHAIVRQALHDVDATHLSQRAWRSLSGGERQRVHIARALAQRPQILLLDEPTNHLDIQHQLGILKGVQGLPVTTLIALHDLNQALTCDRLAVLDRGSMVALGKPLEVLTPERLRDTFGVQAHYLTDPFDGAQILRLRPI; this is encoded by the coding sequence ATGAGCGTGCTCAGTTGCCATGGGCTGGGCTTCAAGGTACGTGACGCCGAGTTGCTGCGCGGTATTCACCTGACGGTTGAAACGGGCGAAACCCTTGGGATTGTCGGGCCGAACGGCTCCGGCAAATCCACCCTGCTCAAACTGCTGGCAGGCCTGCGGACTCCAGCCTCCGGCGAAGTGCTGTTGGGCGGCCAGCGCCTGGGTGATTTGTCCCGCCGAGCCATCGCACAGCAACTGGCCGTGGTGGAACAGCAGGCCGACACCGACGACGCCATTCGTGTGTTCGACGCCGTGGCGCTGGGCCGCACACCGTGGCTGTCGGCGCTGAGCCCGTGGTCGAGCGAAGACCACGCCATCGTGCGCCAGGCCTTGCACGACGTGGACGCCACTCACCTGAGCCAGCGCGCCTGGCGCAGCCTCTCCGGCGGCGAACGCCAACGCGTGCACATCGCCCGTGCACTGGCACAACGGCCGCAGATTCTGCTGTTGGATGAGCCGACCAATCACCTGGACATTCAGCATCAACTGGGGATTTTGAAAGGCGTGCAGGGCTTGCCCGTAACCACCTTGATCGCCTTGCATGACCTGAACCAGGCGCTGACGTGTGATCGCCTTGCGGTGCTGGACCGCGGCAGCATGGTGGCGCTGGGCAAGCCACTGGAAGTGCTGACGCCTGAGCGCTTGCGCGACACGTTTGGCGTGCAGGCGCATTACCTGACAGACCCATTTGACGGTGCGCAGATTCTGCGGCTGCGCCCTATCTGA